Proteins encoded together in one Osmerus eperlanus chromosome 20, fOsmEpe2.1, whole genome shotgun sequence window:
- the tcf19l gene encoding transcription factor 19 produces the protein MLSGAQPCFQLLRIGSSFTDSARDLYTFRPVLTHSVFRLGRAPELCDVTLESATVSRIHAELHAEREWVGGGEDEEDGWKVQIKDRSSHGTWVNDVRLQASVQWELSDGDTLTFGSQSKCGRPEFYFLFQKVRVRPLDFDAITIPKAGSFSSDIQNRIRTSLDRKAAANLDLSTLSINRATVILNSIGSLSKMKGSPWTFKRSDSNTSDPSSNSPPPFSLLPPSTPPPFSHGTSSAMTSSKSVPPSSKSRRKSAHTVLLEDDSSDEPRNPGGGLGEGLRPRGKKRRRLYKSESEGFNPMPPPSSKMFEDGRFFPEVRQPFDFKNRPTIGNKPNRNCHGAVANVKQNHVTFSSNKRRDMIDSRHRIGSHTGITVSTLHQQKAFSTSASRGRRRAHSSPAYSPLVVGGENYTLASPSLRICKEERGRAQFARFHVASGKRRGRPRKHLPPPRPSLPSPSSSSSSSSSSSSSSSSSSSSSSSSEGEEEDEEEEGGAPGVEACAAPRCLLPQQETVQWIQCDVCDAWYHIDCLHCDRKSLLLDPNADFHCGCR, from the exons ATGTTGTCAGGAGCCCAACCGTGTTTCCAGCTGCTGAGGATAGGCTCCTCCTTCACCGACTCGGCCCGTGACCTGTACACGTTCCGGCCGGTGCTCACGCACTCTGTGTTCCGGCTGGGCCGTGCGCCGGAACTGTGTGATGTCACGCTGGAATCTGCCACCGTATCCAGGATCCACGCGGAGCTGCATGCAGAAagggagtgggtgggtggaggagaggatgaggaggacggCTGGAAGGTGCAGATTAAAGACCGCAGTAGTCATG GTACCTGGGTGAACGATGTCCGCCTTCAGGCGAGTGTCCAATGGGAGCTCTCGGATGGGGACACGCTCACCTTTGGCAGCCAATCGAAGTGCGGGAGACCAGAGTTCTACTTCCTGTTCCAGAAGGTGCGCGTGCGCCCGCTAGACTTCGATGCTATCACCATCCCGAAGGCGGGCTCCTTCTCTTCGGACATCCAGAACCGGATCAGGACCAGTTTGGACCGGAAGGCGGCGGCCAACCTagacctgtccaccctctctatAAACCGAGCCACCGTCATCCTCAACTCCATCGGCAGCCTGAGCAAGATGAAGGGCAGTCCCTGGACCTTCAAGAGGAGTGACAGCAACACCTCTGACCCCAGCTccaactcccctcctcccttctccctcctccctccgtctacccctcctcccttctcccatgGGACCTCCTCGGCGATGACCTCTTCTAAGTCGGTCCCGCCTTCGTCGAAGAGCCGGCGTAAGTCGGCCCACACGGTGCTGCTGGAGGACGACAGCTCTGACGAGCCCCGGAACCctgggggtgggctgggtgaGGGGCTCAGGCCCAGGGGCAAGAAGAGGAGGCGGCTCTACAAGTCAGAGTCTGAAGGCTTCAACCCCATGCCTCCACCATCCAGTAAGATGTTTGAAGATGGACGTTTTTTTCCGGAAGTCCGACAGCCATTCGACTTCAAAAACCGACCCACCATCGGGAACAAACCAAACAGAAACTGCCATGGCGCGGTAGCCAACGTCAAGCAGAACCATGTGACTTTCAGCTCCAATAAGAGACGAGATATGATAGATTCTCGCCACAGGATTGGCTCACACACTGGTATAACAGTCTCAACATTGCACCAGCAGAAAGCCTTCTCTACCTCAGCTTCGCGTGGAAGGCGGAGGGCCCACAGCTCCCCTGCATACTCCCCCCtggtggtgggaggagagaaCTACACTCTGGCCTCGCCCTCCCTGAGGATCTGTAaagaggagcgggggagggccCAGTTCGCCAGGTTCCACGTAGCTTCTGG GAAGCGACGAGGCAGGCCCAGGAAACACCTTCCTCCCCCgcggccctccctcccctctccctcctcctcttcttcctcctcctcttcttcctcctcgtcctcgtcgtcctccagctcctcgtcctcctcctccgagggcgaggaggaggacgaggaggaggaaggcgggGCCCCGGGGGTGGAGGCGTGCGCGGCGCCGCGCTGCCTGCTGCCCCAGCAGGAGACGGTCCAGTGGATCCAGTGTGACGTGTGCGACGCCTGGTACCACATAGACTGCCTGCACTGCGACCGCAAGAGCCTGCTGCTCGACCCCAACGCCGACTTTCACTGCGGTTGccgctga
- the LOC134041105 gene encoding tubulin beta chain-like codes for MREIVHLQAGQCGNQIGAKFWEVISDEHGIDPTGSYHGDSDLQLDRISVYYNEASGGKYVPRAILVDLEPGTMDSVRSGPFGQIFRPDNFVFGQSGAGNNWAKGHYTEGAELVDSVLDVVRKEAEGCDCLQGFQLTHSLGGGTGSGMGTLLISKIREEYPDRIMNTFSVVPSPKVSDTVVEPYNATLSVHQLVENTDETFCIDNEALYDICFRTLKLSTPTYGDLNHLVSATMSGVTTCLRFPGQLNADLRKLAVNMVPFPRLHFFMPGFAPLTARGSQQYRALTVPELTQQVFDAKNMMAACDPRHGRYLTVAAIFRGRMSMKEVDEQMLNVQNKNSSYFVEWIPNNVKTAVCDIPPRGLKMAVTFIGNSTAIQELFKRISEQFTAMFRRKAFLHWYTGEGMDEMEFTEAESNMNDLVSEYQQYQDATAEEEGEFEEEEVEDA; via the exons ATGAGGGAGATCGTTCACCTCCAGGCCGGACAATGCGGTAACCAGATCGGCGCCAAG TTTTGGGAGGTGATCAGTGATGAGCATGGCATCGATCCCACAGGAAGTTATCATGGAGACAGCGacctgcagctggacaggattAGCGTCTACTACAATGAGGCTTCAG GTGGGAAGTACGTCCCAAGAGCCATCCTGGTGGACCTGGAGCCTGGTACCATGGACTCGGTCCGCTCCGGGCCCTTCGGACAGATCTTCAGACCTGACAACTTTGTCTTTG GCCAGAGTGGAGCAGGTAACAACTGGGCCAAGGGCCACTACACAGAGGGGGCTGAGCTGGTAGACTCAGTCCTGGATGTGGTGAGGAAGGAGGCTGAGGGCTGCGACTGTCTCCAGGGCTTCCAGCTCACCCACTCCCTTGGCGGGGGCACCGGCTCTGGCATGGGCACCCTGCTCATCAGCAAGATCCGCGAGGAGTACCCCGACCGCATCATGAACACCTTCAGTGTGGTGCCCTCCCCCAAG GTGTCTGACACAGTGGTGGAGCCCTACAACGCCACCCTGTCTGTCCACCAGCTGGTAGAGAACACAGACGAGACCTTCTGTATTGACAATGAGGCTCTCTATGACATCTGCTTCCGCACACTCAAACTTAGCACGCCAACCTACGGTGACCTCAACCACCTAGTCTCTGCTACCATGAGCGGCGTCACCACCTGCCTGCGTTTCCCCGGCCAGCTCAACGCCGACCTCCGCAAGCTGGCCGTCAACATGGTGCCCTTCCCCCGCCTGCACTTCTTCATGCCCGGCTTCGCCCCACTCACAGCCAGGGGGAGCCAGCAGTACCGCGCCCTCACCGTGCCCGAGCTCACCCAGCAAGTGTTCGATGCCAAGAACATGATGGCAGCCTGTGACCCTCGCCACGGGCGCTACCTCACCGTGGCGGCCATCTTCAGAGGCCGCATGTCCATGAAGGAGGTGGACGAGCAGATGCTGAACGTGCAGAACAAGAACAGCAGCTACTTCGTAGAATGGATCCCCAACAACGTGAAGACTGCCGTCTGCGACATCCCGCCACGTGGCCTCAAGATGGCCGTCACCTTCATCGGCAACAGCACGGCCATCCAGGAGCTGTTCAAGCGTATCTCCGAGCAGTTCACCGCCATGTTCCGCCGCAAGGCCTTCCTCCACTGGTACACCGGCGAGGGCATGGATGAGATGGAGTTCACTGAGGCCGAGAGCAACATGAACGACCTGGTGTCCGAGTACCAGCAGTACCAAGATGCCACTGCAGAGGAGGAAGGCGAgtttgaggaggaagaggttgaGGATGCTTAG
- the LOC134006996 gene encoding uncharacterized protein LOC134006996, which yields MKLTAVAVFGTLFCTVLSVPLKVNEEKTAFFGEDIHIVVPLLDGADVLFKPSSDPHSVVFLMREGRVVSSRAQLNALNHLILEDVGEEDEGTYVVKNIQNPADVRHMVLIVRDCSLEQVVKYGDIYSVPVNGIESPITLEFRPSHTQANQTTEPPVVVLLNQSVTPAENYQSRLSVTDKKVTLNHVRGSDEGSFTILDKDGKVRKRTCLNVREHQTFVHLSYATTFKMNLYLDHTKVTLKYTPESDHEERTIVDQGLVVDPVDPGLDGRLTVEGSMIILERVRAGDSGWFTVTDLTGFPVATIHLTVEAYKLPTLYVAILSLLGLLAFLLLVCLLSCLFKVRQRTEKARKIALIAQQAGKGDGDAFRHVVQEAYNKFTEESTSQSTWDNPTESTEVTIKGLEVSKGGRYHTFSDKNFLEMSDSGVEFNSAALPLDSDTDVPHTYASHNFHLDSDSIAATVVAEGDLSANQNNDSATSTIGSPAAQPDATPDGDLMGNATPENTPRRGDLEAGSPKATELVDETPTPEAGDKAAAEST from the exons ATGAAACTAACTGCTGTTGCAGTGTTTGGCACCCTTTTCTGCACTG ttctgtcagtgcctCTAAAAG TCAATGAGGAGAAAACTGCCTTCTTCGGTGAGGACATCCATATTGTGGTTCCGTTGCTAGATGGCGCTGATGTTCTGTTCAAGCCCAGCAGCGACCCGCACTCGGTGGTGTTTCTGATGCGCGAGGGGCGTGTGGTGAGCTCGCGCGCCCAGCTCAATGCTCTGAACCACCTCATACTGGAGGACGTgggcgaggaggacgaggggacCTACGTCGTCAAAAACATCCAGAACCCCGCTGATGTCAGACACATGGTCCTCATAGTCAGAG ACTGCTCCTTGGAGCAGGTGGTGAAGTACGGAGACATCTACTCTGTCCCGGTGAATGGCATTGAAAGCCCAATCACCCTGGAGTTCAGGCCCAGCCATACCCAGGCTAACCAGACCACCGAGCCCCCGGTCGTGGTCCTGTTGAACCAGAGCGTGACCCCCGCAGAGAACTACCAGAGCCGGCTGAGTGTGACAGACAAGAAGGTGACCCTCAACCATGTCCGTGGTAGTGATGAGGGCAGCTTCACTATTCTGGACAAGGATGGCAAGGTCCGGAAGAGGACGTGCCTCAACGtcagag AGCACCAGACCTTCGTCCATCTATCATATGCTACCACTTTCAAGATGAACCTGTACCTGGACCACACCAAGGTCACTCTTAAGTACACGCCGGAGTCGGACCATGAGGAGCGGACCATTGTGGACCAGGGGCTGGTGGTGGATCCAGTGGACCCAGGCTTGGATGGCAGGCTCACGGTAGAGGGGTCCATGATCATCCTGGAGCGGGTCCGGGCTGGAGACAGCGGCTGGTTCACCGTCACAGACCTGACAGGTTTCCCCGTGGCCACAATCCATCTGACAGtggagg CCTACAAGCTCCCCACCCTCTACGTAGCCATCCTGTCCCTGCTGGGGCTGCTGGCCTTCCTGCTTCTCGTgtgcctcctgtcctgcctgttcAAGGTGCGGCAGCGGACGGAGAAGGCCCGCAAGATTGCCCTCATCGCCCAGCAGGCTGGCAAAGGAGACGGGGACGCCTTCAGAcat GTGGTCCAGGAAGCCTACAACAAGTTCACTGAGGAGTCCACCTCACAGTCCACCTGGGACAACCCTACGGAGAGCACCGAGGTCACCATCAAG ggtCTGGAGGTGTCCAAAGGCGGGCGCTACCACACCTTCTCCGACAAGAACTTCCTTGAGATGAGTGACTCAGGGGTGGAGTTTAACTCTGCTGCCCTGCCATTGGACAGCGACACAGATGTCCCCCACACCTACGCTTCCCACAACTTCCACCTTGACTCTGACAGCATTGCCGCTACCGTTGTTGCCGAGGGTGACCTGAGTGCCAACCAGAACAATGACTCCGCCACGAGTACCATTGGGAGCCCCGCGGCGCAGCCCGACGCCACCCCCGACGGAGACCTGATGGGGAATGCCACGCCGGAGAACACACCCAGGAGAGGTGACCTGGAAGCAGGCTCCCCGAAAGCAACTGAGCTGGTCGATGAAACTCCaactccggaggctggagacaaAGCAGCTGCTGAGAGCACCTGA